The genomic window GCCGTACTATATGCTGTGTTAACATTAATCCTGTCAGTGAAACCATGTGTTTCTGCAAGTTTTCCTGCTTGTTCTTCAATATTCCATGCAGAGGGCAACATAAAAACACCGTCAATATAGCCTGTGGATACGGTTACTGTGCTATCTGATGTTCCATGAACTGCCGGAGCATTTTTCACAGCATATGGTTTAGAGAGTAAGATTGTTTGTCGATATGCAACCGAATCGCCATTCCAAATACCGCACAATGTAAATGTGTCAGTAATGGTGTTGGTATCAGTTGCAAAAGTTAATTCGATGGGTGTCCCGATTTCAGCTGGAATACCCATAGCTTCTAACACAATTCTACTTGTAGCAATTTCTTTGTCGGCTTCTGGTAATTTGCCTTCGTCTGGATAATTAAATGTCCAGTCAGCATAGTTTTCATCTGCCCACCGTACTTCTGTGGGTGTTTTGTTAAAGCAATCTCCAACGGCATAGCCAAAAATAATGGAATGTCCAGCTTCTGAAATTGCACTATCAGCACTCACAGTTTCATATTCATCAAGAGTAATATGTTTGATACCTATGTGTGCCGATGTACCGATTGTCCGCATATTGCTGTCCTGCATGGAAGATTGCAAACTAATGGCAATCGTAAACAAACTGGTGAACAACAACGTGGCAAGTGTAATTGCCAAAATAGAAATGTAATTCTTTTGCGATTTCAAGGAGCGTTTTACCAACCGATTTAGTACCTTGTGGTTATTATTGCCGAATAAAATATCATTCATGATATACACCCCCTTGGGTGCAAATCCTCCCATCCTCGATTCGGATGATACGGTCGGCAGTTTGTGCGATTTCATTATTATGGGTAATCATAACTATGGTCTGATTAAATTTTTGACTGGTGGCTTTTAACAGCCCTAATACATCGCTGCTTGTGCGGCTATCAAGGTTTCCTGTGGGCTCGTCGGCAAGAACAATGGCAGGCTTCGATACAAGTGCACGAGCAATCGCTACACGTTGCTGTTGACCACCGGAAAGGTTATTCGGCATATTTTGCAACTTTTCTTTAAGAGCCAACATCTGAATAACCTCGCCCATAAACTTTTTGTCTACAGTATCACCGTCCAACTCTACCGGCAGCACAATGTTTTCATAGACATTAAGTAGAGGAACAAGATTATAGTTTTGAAATACAAAACCTATATTGCGCCGACGAAAAAGAGTCAGCTGTTCGTCTGTGAATTTGGAAAGTTCTTTCCCTTTCACTTTAATGCTGCCGGAAGTGGGCACATCAAGACCGCCCATCATATTGAGCAAGGTGGATTTTCCGCTGCCGGAAGTACCGACAATAGCGACAAACTCTCCCTGTTCGATGGAGAGGGTTACACCGTCCAACGCTTTTGTGATATTCGGCTCTGTGCCATAGTATTTTTTGAGATTGGTTGCTTGTAAAATGCTCATAGAGAATACCATCCTTTCTTTTGATGGCTTTATCATAAAATATAATCCTCGCAGAAATGTCACCGTCAAATATATTTTAGCCACTGAAATATCACAATCCTATGATATTTCAAACTGGTCGTTATTTGTGGGGAAGAAAAACAGAAAATCGTGAGCCCTCGCCTATCTCGGAAACCACTTTGATATAACCACCCTGCATAGTGATAATCTTGCGGGCTAAATACAAGCCAATGCCGACACCGGGGGCATCGTGAACAGTATCTTCCCTGTAAAATCGCTTGAAGATAGAGCCTTGATTTTGTTCTGCAATTCCTCTGCCTGTATCCGCTATGTCAATTTTGACATACATTTCCCAATTATCTACTGCTACATGAATACTGCCGTGCTCAGGTGTATACTTCACCGCATTATCCAAAATATTGAATAAAGCCTCGCTTGTCCACTTCCTATCATGGGAAACTTTCAATTTTTCCGGGCACGATACACTGACATGAATATCTTTCTTTTCTGCACCGAGTAAGATACCGCCTAATGCAGCCGCAAGGGTATCATAAACTAACTGGCTTTTCTTCTCCAAAGAAATAACTCCCGTTTCCAGTCGAGAAGTCTTAATCATTGTCTGCATGAGAAAATCCAACTTGTCGAGCTGAATGCC from Clostridium sp. MB40-C1 includes these protein-coding regions:
- a CDS encoding ABC transporter ATP-binding protein → MSILQATNLKKYYGTEPNITKALDGVTLSIEQGEFVAIVGTSGSGKSTLLNMMGGLDVPTSGSIKVKGKELSKFTDEQLTLFRRRNIGFVFQNYNLVPLLNVYENIVLPVELDGDTVDKKFMGEVIQMLALKEKLQNMPNNLSGGQQQRVAIARALVSKPAIVLADEPTGNLDSRTSSDVLGLLKATSQKFNQTIVMITHNNEIAQTADRIIRIEDGRICTQGGVYHE
- a CDS encoding sensor histidine kinase KdpD — encoded protein: MRTEKISINKVCLAIATLLVLVCITFIIVLYRLAQNTWVIACGLLFAILTLLCVVLFIALVRRKLTLFSDALCRTLDDMLTEEIEPPQITESENLFYKINHRLARLYEVMRENRRSIAKEQASLQELISDISHQVKTPIANLKMVNATLLEQEVSPEKQLEFLKGTGIQLDKLDFLMQTMIKTSRLETGVISLEKKSQLVYDTLAAALGGILLGAEKKDIHVSVSCPEKLKVSHDRKWTSEALFNILDNAVKYTPEHGSIHVAVDNWEMYVKIDIADTGRGIAEQNQGSIFKRFYREDTVHDAPGVGIGLYLARKIITMQGGYIKVVSEIGEGSRFSVFLPHK